Proteins from a single region of Azospira inquinata:
- a CDS encoding PqiB family protein, with protein sequence MSQDLPETKIVSRFHSPISLIWIVPLVAVLIGAGLAISAVLQRGPVIELQFASAEGLEANKTKLKYKDVDIGTVSAIALSDDRRAVKVTVQMDKQAQPLLVEDSRFWVVRPRIAAGGVSGMSTLLSGAYIALDPGKSPEARRHFVGLETPPLVVGDMPGRQFVLGAEDLGSLDIGAPLYFRHIPVGKVVGYALRPDGKGVDVRVFVDAPYDHFVTGATRFWHASGIDLSVGADGMKLEMQSLLSVVAGGIAFAGGDPGEAEAPSESRFTLFADQTAAFRVPDSVVQKYVLFFNESVRGLTVGAPVDFRGFLAGEVSRIDVDFNRSSKDVAMAVEINLYPARFTGKGHYRPTELPSRQVIRKMLEDMVAKGFRAQLRTGNLLTGQRYVALDYFPKAKAGRINWNGPIPELPTQPGSLDSLQEQLLAVVESLQGTLKRTDQLIKHVDGDVVPELAPTLRDARKTLDRANAVLDKDSPAQSELRDALREVGRAATAVRNLSDMLEQQPQALITGKKPNP encoded by the coding sequence GTGAGTCAAGACCTCCCGGAGACCAAGATCGTCTCCCGCTTCCATTCCCCCATCAGCCTGATCTGGATCGTGCCCCTGGTGGCCGTGCTGATCGGCGCCGGGCTGGCCATTAGCGCGGTGCTCCAGCGGGGCCCGGTAATCGAGCTGCAATTCGCCTCGGCGGAAGGGCTGGAGGCCAATAAGACCAAGCTCAAGTACAAGGACGTGGATATTGGCACGGTCTCCGCCATCGCCCTTTCCGACGACCGGCGGGCCGTCAAGGTCACCGTCCAGATGGACAAGCAGGCCCAGCCCCTGCTGGTGGAGGACAGCCGCTTCTGGGTAGTGCGTCCCCGCATTGCCGCTGGCGGGGTATCCGGCATGAGCACCCTGCTATCCGGCGCCTATATCGCCCTGGACCCGGGTAAATCCCCCGAGGCCCGGCGCCACTTCGTCGGCCTGGAAACCCCGCCCCTGGTGGTGGGGGACATGCCCGGGCGCCAGTTTGTCCTGGGGGCGGAAGACCTGGGTTCCCTGGATATCGGCGCTCCCCTGTATTTCCGCCACATTCCCGTGGGCAAGGTGGTGGGCTACGCCCTGCGCCCGGACGGCAAGGGGGTAGATGTGCGGGTGTTCGTGGATGCGCCCTATGACCACTTCGTCACCGGGGCGACCCGTTTCTGGCACGCCAGCGGCATTGACCTCTCCGTGGGGGCGGACGGCATGAAGCTGGAAATGCAGTCCTTGCTCTCCGTGGTGGCCGGGGGCATCGCCTTTGCCGGTGGCGACCCAGGGGAGGCGGAAGCCCCCTCCGAGTCCCGCTTTACCCTGTTTGCCGACCAGACGGCGGCCTTCCGGGTGCCGGACAGCGTGGTGCAGAAGTACGTTCTGTTCTTTAACGAATCGGTACGGGGCCTCACCGTGGGCGCCCCGGTGGACTTCCGGGGCTTCCTGGCCGGGGAAGTGTCCCGCATCGACGTGGATTTCAATCGGAGTTCCAAGGATGTGGCCATGGCCGTGGAAATCAACCTCTATCCGGCCCGCTTTACCGGCAAGGGACATTACCGCCCCACGGAACTCCCCAGCCGCCAGGTGATCCGCAAGATGCTGGAGGACATGGTGGCCAAGGGCTTCCGCGCCCAGCTGCGCACCGGCAACCTGCTCACCGGCCAGCGCTACGTGGCCCTGGATTACTTCCCCAAGGCCAAGGCCGGGCGCATTAACTGGAACGGCCCCATTCCCGAACTGCCCACCCAGCCCGGTAGCCTGGATTCCCTCCAGGAACAGCTGCTGGCCGTGGTGGAATCCTTGCAGGGCACCCTGAAACGCACGGATCAGCTGATCAAGCACGTGGATGGGGACGTGGTGCCCGAACTGGCCCCCACCCTGCGGGATGCCCGCAAGACCCTGGACCGGGCCAACGCCGTGCTGGACAAAGACTCCCCGGCCCAGAGCGAACTGCGGGATGCCCTGCGGGAAGTGGGGCGGGCCGCCACGGCGGTGCGCAATCTGTCCGACATGCTGGAACAGCAGCCCCAAGCCCTCATTACCGGAAAGAAGCCCAACCCATGA
- a CDS encoding paraquat-inducible protein A → MSDVQAASLGKALCPTCGLLGAPAESPVCRRCGTPLHFRKPRSLERAWALLIAAYVLYLPANLLPIMETRSMFGVQRDTIMSGVVYLWGSGSWVLALVVFIASIAVPLLKLVSLTLLLISVQGRWRRQTQPRTKLYRFLELIGRWSMLDVYVVTILVALVQIQTLASIRPGSGVIAFAAVVVLSMLATMAFEPRLIWDAAHSPAAKEPLP, encoded by the coding sequence ATGAGTGACGTGCAAGCCGCTTCCCTGGGCAAGGCCCTCTGTCCCACCTGCGGATTGCTGGGTGCCCCCGCCGAAAGCCCGGTCTGCCGCCGCTGCGGCACGCCCCTCCATTTTCGCAAGCCCCGGAGCCTGGAACGGGCCTGGGCCCTGCTCATTGCAGCCTACGTGCTCTATCTGCCCGCCAATCTGCTGCCCATTATGGAAACCCGTTCCATGTTTGGCGTGCAGCGGGACACCATCATGAGCGGGGTGGTTTATCTCTGGGGCAGTGGTTCCTGGGTGCTGGCCCTGGTGGTTTTTATCGCCAGCATTGCGGTGCCCCTGCTGAAACTGGTTTCCCTCACCCTGCTCCTGATCAGCGTCCAGGGCCGCTGGCGGCGGCAGACCCAGCCCCGCACTAAGCTTTATCGCTTTCTCGAATTAATCGGCCGCTGGTCCATGCTGGATGTTTATGTGGTGACCATCCTGGTCGCCCTGGTGCAAATCCAGACCCTGGCTTCCATTCGCCCCGGCAGCGGCGTCATCGCCTTTGCCGCCGTAGTCGTCCTCAGTATGCTGGCCACCATGGCCTTTGAACCGCGCCTGATCTGGGACGCGGCCCATTCCCCCGCCGCCAAGGAACCCCTGCCGTGA
- a CDS encoding paraquat-inducible protein A, whose translation MPTQTQDPTLTACPECDLLVRDQSDGAKPPYSSLCPRCGALLYRRDRHGLEHTLALAWAALVVLIIANAFPVVGMKIQGQRIDTTIIGAALQLWRDDMPEVSLLVLATTTVMPLLEILGVIWLMQPLLLGRRPPGFAPVFRAMQAAHPWAMVEVFILGILVALVKLSHLADVLPGPAMLGFGVLMLLLTTMTSLMEPRDIWQAWEEARP comes from the coding sequence ATGCCGACCCAGACCCAGGACCCAACCCTTACGGCTTGCCCGGAATGCGATCTGCTCGTCCGTGATCAGAGCGATGGGGCCAAGCCGCCCTACAGCAGCCTCTGCCCCCGGTGCGGGGCCCTGCTTTACCGGCGTGACCGCCATGGGCTGGAGCACACCCTGGCCCTGGCCTGGGCCGCCCTGGTGGTGCTCATCATCGCCAATGCTTTTCCCGTGGTGGGCATGAAAATACAGGGGCAGCGCATCGACACCACCATCATTGGGGCGGCGCTCCAGCTCTGGCGGGACGATATGCCGGAGGTGTCCCTCCTGGTGCTGGCCACCACCACCGTCATGCCCCTCCTGGAAATCCTTGGGGTCATCTGGCTCATGCAGCCCCTTTTGCTTGGCCGGCGCCCCCCGGGCTTTGCCCCCGTGTTCCGGGCCATGCAGGCCGCCCATCCCTGGGCCATGGTGGAGGTGTTTATCCTGGGCATACTGGTGGCCCTGGTGAAACTCTCCCACCTGGCGGACGTGCTGCCCGGCCCGGCCATGCTGGGGTTTGGGGTGCTGATGCTACTACTCACTACCATGACCTCCCTCATGGAGCCCCGGGATATCTGGCAGGCCTGGGAGGAAGCTCGGCCATGA
- a CDS encoding hybrid sensor histidine kinase/response regulator codes for MDAPSFRRRFFPNRLSAQIALLVSLLFMATVFGYTWYTAGEQAAMARQATLEQSRAMARDLSRLLDALPQDMDGAALLSRAVQSPELMSLALVGADGRVRTGTWARGQATSRLTPPAGRGDQEEDRGGALVLWQPLAAGAGWLRLEVSLERVTALQAHIWRDSVVAALAALVGSNGLLFLFLARPLQALDRATEFAARLEDRRGDRLPDYRGNVEIQRLVATLNRVSRRLKDQEDTIEENNRFLTSVTDTLGEGVVATDGEGRCTFVNGEAARLLGWPREALLGQNFHDKVHFQTATGLPLAQADCPLHGPAAAGHAYRSDLDAFTRQDGSIFPVSLVSVPLLEGDRPHGAVLAFQDITERKRDEDFLLATTSRLSALIESMQVGILVEDENRQIVLANQALGELFRLEVNPQELIGADSRRVQAHLWPLFQDGEGHGARVEAVVAARRPVVGEEIRLKDGRILERDCIPIFLFPLVAQPEDYRGHLWLFRDITGRKQEAAELHQAKEQAELANRAKGEFLANMSHEIRTPMNGILGMTDLALETELSPEQREYLEMVKSSADALLGIINDILDFSKIEAGKMEVEKIPFPLRPLVMDTLKLQALRAEDRGLELVADLDPALGEQYRGDPGRLRQVLLNLVGNAIKFTHRGHIRVSVAPDREQPDCLHFAVADTGIGIAPDKQALIFDAFSQADSSVTRRFGGTGLGLAICARLAGLMGGRLWVESEVGKGSVFHCTARLEALPGAGPTFPALAGATLLLVDDNPATRQALENSLSHWGVAVTALADGGDALVELAQARSREQPYALVLADGDMPLPDGFALVEALARDGAHPERTVMMLPAARLARDGERCRQLGVDAYLCKPVSPFDLGQALCLALSGESAPARPDPAASLRAAQAWGRSLKVLVAEDNPVNQRLVALLLEKAGHRPVLVDNGREAVAAVAREDYDLVLMDMQMPEMDGLEATRRIRREEAIRGVTAPLPIVAMTANAMASDREQCLAAGMDGYLAKPLRQADFFAVIQSCVPPEAGLPRTAEEEREAMMPTVVSGEVENSIPSSPAHPSAPGAPSGKSAAWEGAPPADRQAALARLEGDAQLLDTLVQMFATNVPGHCQRLEDALAQGAWEALSREAHTVKGLLATFSADAGAALALSLERLARDTPAGAPAPDQARELVTALCATTRAVAEYLGQGA; via the coding sequence ATGGACGCCCCTTCCTTTCGCCGACGTTTTTTCCCCAACCGTCTCAGTGCCCAGATCGCCCTGCTGGTGTCCCTGTTGTTTATGGCCACCGTGTTCGGCTACACCTGGTACACCGCTGGGGAACAGGCGGCCATGGCCCGGCAGGCGACCCTGGAGCAAAGCCGGGCCATGGCCCGGGATCTGAGCCGGTTGCTGGACGCTCTGCCCCAGGACATGGATGGGGCGGCCCTCCTGAGCCGGGCCGTGCAGAGCCCGGAACTCATGTCCCTGGCCCTGGTGGGGGCAGATGGCCGGGTGCGCACGGGCACCTGGGCCCGGGGGCAAGCCACCTCCCGGCTGACGCCGCCTGCCGGACGGGGGGACCAGGAAGAAGATCGGGGGGGCGCCCTGGTGCTCTGGCAGCCCCTGGCCGCCGGCGCCGGCTGGCTACGTCTGGAAGTCAGCCTGGAGCGGGTCACCGCCCTCCAGGCCCACATTTGGCGGGATAGCGTGGTGGCCGCCCTGGCGGCCCTGGTGGGCAGCAACGGTCTGCTATTCCTCTTCCTCGCCCGGCCGTTGCAGGCCCTGGATCGGGCGACGGAATTTGCCGCCCGCCTGGAAGACCGGCGGGGCGACCGGCTCCCCGACTATCGGGGCAATGTGGAAATCCAGCGTCTGGTGGCGACCCTGAACCGGGTTTCCCGGCGCCTGAAGGACCAGGAAGACACCATTGAGGAAAATAACCGCTTTCTCACCAGTGTCACGGACACCCTGGGGGAAGGGGTGGTGGCCACGGACGGAGAAGGGCGCTGTACCTTTGTGAACGGGGAGGCGGCCCGGCTCCTGGGCTGGCCCCGGGAGGCCCTCCTGGGGCAGAACTTTCACGATAAGGTGCATTTCCAGACCGCCACGGGCCTGCCCCTGGCCCAGGCGGATTGCCCCCTCCATGGCCCGGCTGCCGCCGGACACGCCTATCGCTCCGATCTGGACGCCTTTACCCGGCAGGACGGCAGTATTTTTCCCGTCTCCCTGGTGTCCGTGCCCCTCCTGGAAGGGGACCGGCCCCATGGAGCGGTGCTGGCCTTCCAGGACATTACGGAGCGGAAGCGGGACGAGGATTTCCTCCTGGCTACCACCTCCCGCCTTTCCGCTCTCATCGAGAGTATGCAGGTGGGCATTCTGGTGGAGGATGAAAACCGCCAGATTGTCCTGGCCAATCAGGCCCTGGGGGAATTGTTCCGCCTGGAGGTGAATCCCCAAGAGTTGATCGGCGCGGACAGCCGCCGGGTTCAGGCTCATCTCTGGCCCCTGTTTCAGGACGGGGAAGGTCACGGGGCCCGGGTGGAGGCGGTGGTGGCCGCCCGCCGTCCCGTGGTGGGGGAGGAAATCCGCCTCAAGGATGGCCGCATTCTGGAGCGGGACTGCATCCCCATTTTCCTCTTTCCCCTGGTGGCCCAGCCCGAGGATTACCGGGGCCATCTCTGGCTCTTCCGGGACATTACCGGACGCAAGCAGGAGGCGGCGGAACTGCATCAGGCCAAGGAGCAGGCCGAACTGGCCAATCGGGCCAAGGGGGAATTTCTGGCCAACATGAGCCACGAAATCCGCACCCCCATGAACGGCATTCTGGGCATGACCGACCTGGCCCTGGAGACGGAACTGAGCCCGGAGCAGCGGGAATACCTGGAGATGGTCAAATCCTCCGCCGATGCCCTGCTGGGCATCATCAACGACATCCTGGATTTTTCCAAGATCGAGGCGGGCAAGATGGAGGTGGAAAAAATTCCCTTCCCCCTTCGCCCCCTGGTCATGGATACCCTGAAGCTTCAGGCCCTGCGGGCCGAAGACCGGGGCCTGGAACTGGTGGCGGATCTGGACCCGGCCCTGGGGGAACAGTACCGGGGCGATCCGGGGCGCCTGCGCCAGGTGCTTCTCAATCTGGTGGGCAATGCCATCAAATTCACCCACCGGGGCCATATCCGGGTTTCCGTGGCGCCGGACCGGGAGCAGCCGGATTGTCTCCATTTCGCTGTGGCGGACACCGGCATTGGCATTGCGCCGGACAAGCAGGCCCTGATTTTCGACGCCTTTTCCCAGGCCGACAGCTCGGTCACCCGGCGCTTTGGCGGCACCGGCCTGGGGCTGGCCATCTGCGCCCGGCTGGCCGGGCTCATGGGGGGACGGCTGTGGGTGGAAAGCGAAGTGGGGAAGGGCAGTGTCTTCCACTGCACCGCCCGTCTGGAAGCCCTGCCCGGGGCTGGTCCCACTTTCCCCGCCCTGGCGGGGGCGACCCTGTTGCTGGTGGATGACAACCCGGCCACCCGGCAAGCCCTGGAAAACTCCCTGAGCCATTGGGGCGTGGCCGTCACTGCCCTGGCTGACGGGGGGGATGCCCTGGTGGAGCTAGCCCAGGCCCGCAGTCGGGAACAGCCCTATGCCCTGGTGCTGGCGGATGGGGACATGCCCCTGCCCGACGGTTTTGCCCTGGTGGAAGCCCTGGCCCGGGATGGGGCCCACCCGGAACGCACGGTGATGATGCTGCCCGCCGCCCGGCTGGCCCGGGACGGGGAACGCTGTCGCCAGCTGGGGGTGGATGCCTACCTCTGCAAACCCGTTTCCCCCTTCGACCTGGGCCAGGCCCTATGCCTGGCCCTGAGCGGGGAAAGCGCCCCGGCCCGGCCCGATCCGGCCGCTTCCCTGCGGGCGGCCCAGGCCTGGGGCCGTTCCCTCAAGGTGCTGGTGGCGGAAGACAATCCGGTGAATCAGCGTCTGGTGGCCCTGCTCCTGGAAAAGGCCGGGCACCGGCCTGTGCTGGTGGACAATGGCCGGGAGGCGGTGGCCGCGGTGGCCCGGGAGGATTACGATCTGGTGCTCATGGACATGCAGATGCCGGAAATGGACGGCCTGGAAGCCACCCGCCGCATCCGCCGGGAAGAAGCCATCCGGGGCGTTACGGCGCCCCTGCCCATTGTGGCCATGACCGCCAACGCCATGGCTTCTGACCGGGAACAGTGCCTGGCGGCGGGCATGGACGGCTATCTGGCCAAGCCCCTGCGCCAGGCGGATTTTTTTGCGGTCATTCAGTCCTGTGTGCCGCCCGAGGCGGGCTTGCCCCGGACGGCGGAGGAAGAAAGGGAAGCCATGATGCCAACGGTTGTTTCCGGGGAGGTGGAAAACTCGATCCCCTCCTCTCCGGCCCATCCCTCTGCCCCTGGGGCTCCCTCCGGGAAATCGGCGGCGTGGGAAGGGGCACCCCCGGCGGACCGTCAGGCAGCCCTGGCCCGCCTGGAAGGGGATGCCCAGCTTCTGGATACCCTGGTGCAGATGTTTGCCACTAACGTGCCCGGCCACTGCCAGCGGCTGGAAGACGCTCTGGCCCAGGGGGCCTGGGAGGCCTTGTCCCGGGAAGCCCATACGGTGAAAGGCCTGCTGGCCACTTTTTCCGCCGACGCCGGGGCCGCCCTGGCCCTGAGCCTGGAACGCCTGGCCCGGGATACCCCCGCCGGCGCCCCCGCCCCGGATCAGGCCCGGGAACTGGTCACCGCCCTCTGTGCCACCACCCGGGCGGTGGCCGAGTATTTGGGCCAGGGAGCCTGA
- a CDS encoding septation protein A, which translates to MKFLFDFFPVLLFFVAFKFGGIYAATSAAILASIAQIAWVKFHGRKVDGMLWVSLVIILVFGGATLLLHDETFIKWKPTVLYWLFAAILLFSTLFMGRNPMGAMLGEKIQLPPAAWHKMNLAWGGFFAFMGAANLYVAFHYSLDTWVNFKLFGGMGLMLVFTLLQGLMLAPYLKEQEEKS; encoded by the coding sequence ATGAAGTTTCTATTCGACTTTTTCCCCGTTCTGCTCTTTTTCGTCGCCTTCAAATTCGGCGGCATCTACGCCGCCACCAGCGCCGCCATCCTGGCCTCTATTGCCCAGATCGCCTGGGTCAAATTCCACGGACGCAAGGTAGATGGCATGCTCTGGGTGAGCCTGGTGATTATTCTGGTGTTCGGCGGCGCCACCCTGCTGCTCCACGACGAAACCTTCATCAAATGGAAGCCCACGGTGCTTTACTGGCTGTTCGCCGCCATTCTGCTGTTTTCCACCCTGTTTATGGGACGCAATCCCATGGGCGCCATGCTGGGGGAAAAGATCCAGCTGCCTCCGGCCGCCTGGCACAAGATGAATCTGGCCTGGGGCGGCTTTTTCGCCTTCATGGGGGCGGCCAATCTCTACGTGGCCTTCCACTATTCCCTGGATACCTGGGTCAATTTCAAACTCTTTGGCGGCATGGGCCTGATGCTGGTTTTCACCCTGCTACAAGGGCTCATGCTGGCTCCCTACCTCAAGGAACAGGAGGAAAAATCCTGA
- a CDS encoding YciI family protein, which produces MLYAIISEDRPGSLALRLEARPAHLARLQVLQDEGRLILAGPCPAIDSPDPGPAGFTGSLVVGEFPSLEAAQAWADQDPYVAAGVYQAVTVKPFRQVFPA; this is translated from the coding sequence ATGCTCTACGCCATTATCAGTGAAGACCGGCCCGGTTCCCTGGCCCTGCGCCTGGAAGCCCGACCGGCCCACCTGGCCCGTCTCCAGGTGCTACAGGACGAAGGCCGGCTGATCCTGGCCGGCCCCTGCCCGGCCATCGATAGCCCGGACCCGGGCCCGGCAGGCTTTACCGGCAGTCTGGTGGTGGGAGAGTTCCCTTCCCTGGAAGCCGCCCAGGCCTGGGCGGATCAGGACCCCTACGTGGCCGCCGGAGTCTATCAGGCGGTCACGGTGAAACCCTTCCGCCAGGTTTTTCCCGCATGA
- a CDS encoding BolA family protein — MTGDAAKAALLAQIQDRLAALTPTHLELQDESARHAGHAHNGGGHFRLEIVSPAFAGLSTLARHRLVYTALGELLQGPVHALAIKAMTPEEASL, encoded by the coding sequence ATGACCGGGGACGCCGCCAAGGCGGCTCTGCTGGCCCAGATTCAGGACCGGCTGGCCGCCCTGACCCCCACCCATCTGGAACTCCAGGACGAATCGGCCCGCCATGCGGGTCATGCCCACAACGGCGGCGGCCACTTTCGTCTGGAAATTGTTTCCCCCGCCTTCGCCGGGCTTTCCACCCTGGCCCGGCACCGGCTCGTCTATACGGCCCTGGGGGAATTGCTGCAAGGACCGGTTCATGCGCTTGCCATAAAGGCCATGACACCGGAAGAAGCTTCGCTATAA
- a CDS encoding peptidylprolyl isomerase, giving the protein MHSASKLAVALLAGVLASAPVFAAGKSAKGPAVATVNGVAIPESYAESFINEQKAQGTQDSPQLRNAVKEELIRREILSQEARRQGLEKNPAVTSQMALASQAVLIRAYIQDYLRTHPVSDTQLQKDYEAITAKLGGTEYKARHILVENEADAQAIIAKLKKGEKFDDLAKQSKDPGSKDKGGDLGWSTPASYVKPFADALVQLKKGQFTDTPVKSEFGWHVIELEDTRPLTPPSFDQVKPQLQQRAQQQLVEQMVQNLRAKARVN; this is encoded by the coding sequence ATGCATAGCGCATCCAAGCTGGCCGTTGCTCTGCTGGCCGGCGTTCTGGCCTCCGCTCCCGTCTTCGCCGCTGGCAAGAGTGCCAAAGGCCCGGCTGTGGCCACGGTCAATGGCGTGGCCATTCCCGAGTCTTACGCTGAGTCCTTCATCAACGAACAAAAAGCCCAAGGCACCCAGGACTCGCCCCAACTGCGCAACGCGGTCAAAGAAGAACTGATCCGCCGGGAAATCCTCAGCCAGGAAGCCCGCCGCCAAGGTCTGGAAAAGAATCCGGCTGTCACCTCCCAAATGGCCCTGGCCTCCCAGGCCGTGCTGATCCGTGCCTACATTCAGGACTATCTGCGCACCCATCCGGTGAGCGACACCCAACTGCAAAAAGACTATGAGGCCATTACGGCCAAGCTGGGCGGCACGGAATACAAGGCCCGCCACATCCTGGTGGAAAACGAGGCGGATGCCCAAGCCATCATCGCCAAGCTGAAGAAGGGCGAAAAGTTCGACGACCTGGCCAAGCAGTCCAAGGACCCGGGCTCCAAGGACAAGGGCGGCGATCTGGGCTGGAGCACTCCGGCCAGCTACGTGAAGCCCTTTGCCGATGCCCTGGTGCAACTGAAGAAGGGCCAATTCACCGACACGCCGGTGAAGAGCGAATTCGGCTGGCACGTGATTGAACTGGAAGACACCCGTCCCCTGACGCCCCCCAGCTTCGACCAAGTGAAGCCCCAGCTGCAACAACGGGCCCAGCAACAACTGGTGGAACAAATGGTGCAAAACCTGCGGGCTAAGGCTCGGGTGAATTAA
- a CDS encoding GGDEF domain-containing protein, translating into MDEAHALQALIDGDALTPVFQPILDYRSHTYIGYEGLIRGPQDSPWHMPLALFEAARRHQLTMALERACREAIFRRFAELQLAGKLFINASPGCLQDPAFRNGRTMGLLRDLGLSPSRIIIEITENEQIEDFGEIHDALQYYRGQGYQVAIDDLGEGFSNLRMWSELRPEYVKIDRHFIAGIAQDGLKFQLVRSMHELAEACGAFIIAEGIETEEDFATVRDLGIACGQGFFIARPHPAPASQPPLEALNALRDRHIAVFPKGTHGHGAKTARHLAQPIQPISPETLNDAVYQRFEQDPQLHVLPVVCNGQPLGLINRHNLIDRFARPYRRELYGRKACTLFMDPTPLIVDQDLSVQEVGLLISRAAQHNLYDGFIVIADGAYLGVGSGQDLMALITEMQISAARYANPLTQLPGNVPINEHTERLLENRTPFAACYCDVDNFKPYNDAYGYRRGDDLIQLLGNVLTAEGDPHLDFIGHIGGDDFIVLFQSPDWESRCARILRRFDDCLVDLIDAPDMARGGFIGEDRKGRRVFNPLPSLSIGALRVEPGLYASHHDIAAAAAQAKKQAKKQAGSSFFIERRKPGFPTP; encoded by the coding sequence ATGGATGAGGCCCATGCCCTGCAAGCCCTGATCGATGGAGACGCCCTCACTCCGGTGTTCCAGCCCATCCTGGACTACCGCTCCCACACCTATATCGGCTATGAAGGCCTGATCCGGGGTCCCCAGGACAGCCCCTGGCACATGCCCCTGGCCCTGTTCGAGGCGGCCCGCCGCCACCAGCTCACCATGGCCCTGGAACGGGCCTGCCGGGAAGCCATATTCCGCCGCTTTGCCGAACTCCAACTGGCCGGCAAACTGTTTATCAACGCCAGCCCGGGCTGTCTCCAGGACCCGGCCTTCCGCAATGGCCGGACCATGGGCCTGCTCCGGGACCTGGGCTTGAGCCCTTCCCGCATCATTATCGAAATTACGGAAAACGAGCAGATCGAGGATTTCGGGGAAATTCACGACGCCCTCCAGTATTACCGGGGCCAGGGCTACCAGGTGGCCATCGACGACCTGGGGGAAGGCTTTTCCAATCTGCGCATGTGGTCGGAACTGCGCCCGGAATACGTAAAAATTGACCGGCACTTCATCGCCGGCATCGCCCAGGACGGGCTCAAATTCCAGCTGGTCCGTTCCATGCACGAACTGGCGGAAGCCTGCGGCGCCTTCATCATCGCCGAGGGCATTGAAACGGAGGAGGATTTCGCCACGGTGCGGGATCTGGGCATTGCCTGCGGCCAGGGCTTTTTCATCGCCCGCCCCCATCCAGCCCCGGCCAGCCAGCCGCCCCTGGAGGCCCTGAATGCCCTGCGGGACCGGCATATCGCGGTTTTTCCCAAGGGCACCCATGGTCACGGAGCCAAGACCGCCCGCCACCTGGCCCAGCCCATCCAGCCCATTTCCCCGGAAACCCTGAATGACGCGGTGTATCAACGCTTTGAACAGGACCCCCAGCTCCACGTTCTGCCCGTGGTGTGCAACGGCCAGCCCCTGGGCCTCATCAACCGGCACAACCTGATCGACCGCTTCGCCCGGCCCTACCGGCGGGAGCTGTACGGACGCAAGGCCTGCACCCTGTTCATGGACCCCACCCCCCTGATCGTGGATCAGGACCTGTCGGTCCAGGAGGTGGGCCTGCTCATTTCCCGGGCCGCCCAGCACAATCTCTACGATGGCTTCATCGTCATCGCAGACGGCGCCTATTTGGGGGTGGGCAGCGGTCAGGACCTGATGGCCCTGATTACGGAAATGCAAATCTCCGCCGCCCGCTACGCCAATCCCCTGACCCAGTTGCCGGGCAACGTGCCCATCAACGAACACACGGAGCGGCTGCTGGAAAACCGCACCCCTTTCGCCGCCTGCTACTGCGATGTGGATAACTTCAAGCCCTACAACGATGCCTACGGCTACCGCCGGGGGGACGACCTGATCCAGCTCCTGGGCAATGTGCTGACGGCAGAGGGAGACCCCCATCTGGACTTTATCGGCCACATCGGTGGCGACGATTTCATCGTCCTGTTCCAGAGTCCGGATTGGGAAAGCCGCTGCGCCCGCATTCTGCGGCGCTTTGATGACTGTCTGGTGGACTTGATCGATGCCCCGGACATGGCTCGGGGCGGCTTTATCGGGGAGGACCGGAAGGGACGCCGGGTCTTCAATCCCCTGCCCAGCCTGTCCATCGGCGCCTTACGGGTGGAACCCGGGCTCTACGCCTCCCATCACGACATCGCGGCAGCGGCGGCCCAGGCCAAGAAACAGGCGAAAAAACAGGCGGGCAGTTCCTTTTTCATCGAACGCCGCAAGCCCGGCTTCCCCACCCCCTAA
- a CDS encoding bacteriohemerythrin has protein sequence MAFMPWTQDLELGLAEIDRQHHWLVDLTNALYDEISRPDPRPQVVGQVLEGLVDYTYNHFVAEEVLLLQYGYPETEDHRAEHDAFTSTATKLLLRFEAGERVGQEALEFLKQWLVHHICQVDRAYAPFLKAQGVK, from the coding sequence ATGGCGTTTATGCCCTGGACCCAGGACCTGGAATTGGGCCTGGCTGAGATTGACCGCCAGCACCACTGGCTGGTGGATTTAACCAACGCTCTGTACGACGAAATTTCCCGCCCCGACCCCCGGCCCCAGGTGGTGGGGCAGGTACTGGAAGGCCTGGTGGATTACACCTATAACCACTTTGTGGCGGAAGAGGTGCTGCTCCTCCAGTACGGCTATCCGGAAACGGAAGACCACAGGGCGGAGCACGACGCCTTCACCTCCACCGCCACCAAGCTTCTCCTGCGTTTCGAGGCGGGGGAAAGGGTGGGGCAGGAAGCCCTGGAATTTTTGAAGCAATGGCTGGTGCACCACATTTGCCAGGTGGATCGGGCCTACGCCCCCTTCCTCAAGGCCCAGGGCGTCAAATAA